The following DNA comes from Musa acuminata AAA Group cultivar baxijiao chromosome BXJ1-4, Cavendish_Baxijiao_AAA, whole genome shotgun sequence.
aatttcctcgtatagttaaaaaaatcttatatgataacaatatcaacataaaaaaattattctgaATAAGGGCCACAATAAATACTGTTTTTGTACTTGCACAACAGAAGAAACTTAATAACAATTGAATGATATTATACATAGAAGAACAATGCCCAGGAGTTGGATCTCAATCCACATAATAACAATTGAATGATATTATCAGAGTATAGCTATGAAGGAACAATCTTCAGTGCGTTTTCAGTTGATTGTCTTCTTCGGTGCCTTTTGATCCATTTCACTGATGGTAAACACAAACCGATACTTGTCTTATCGAAAGATAAACCAGCATATCTAATAAGTCATGAACAGGACAGGGATTCCTGCCAAAGATTAGAGATTACAGCTGCATGACAACCCACATAAAAGATAGACATCAAACAGAACAGCTCGGTAGTCTAAAAGGCAAAGCAACAAAGCCTGTTTCAATTGATGAACTGCTACTTCCCTAAAACGATgtacaaaaaggaaaagaaaataagcAGACAAGGGTCCATGACCAAAAGGGACAGCCATCCTACCAATCCATACCAACCAAGCACAAGGAATCAGAACCTGTGATCACATGCATCGGTTACCACGCCTCAACCACTCTTTTCTTCTCAGGATCCGATGACCGAGAGTACATTTCCAAATCATACCTTCAGTAGAACCAGTATTGGAAGGAGAACAGTTAGGAGAGAGCCTATCCCTGCCTTTCGGAGCAAACCTCCATCACTGCCATCCAAGCTGCTTGTTGTTCCCGAAGGACCTATTCCTCCCAGTACTCCATTGGTTGTGTTGCTTGTCAGTGGGCTGAAGGTGCTTGGTGTCGCTGAGCTTGGCGTAGTGCTTGTGCTTGTTGGTGTGCTTGAGGTTGCTGCAGCACTGATGCATGGAAAATAGAATGGAGAAGTATATGGTTAGGAACTAATCACTTTCGGCTTCGGATAAAATTTCATTGCTTTGTACACAAAATTAAGCAAAGTCACTTCTATAGCTTGTTTTATGGTGCAATGGTCTCCCTCACCATTCAAAAAAGCAAAGCTTTTGACAGCTGACCATATTCTTtaccctttttcttcttttttttttcagaagaaCGAGATGTGAAATACAGGACGAGAGAGAAATATAGGTTATATAAGCTACCCAGAAAAATCCATTAAAACCAATTGCTATGGCCTAAAGTAGCAAAGAGCTGCAACAGAGTTTTGTCTAAATGCACTCGGTGAGGAAGATCGGCAAGCTTATTATACCATGGATTTTGATTGTTCCAGGATGAGTAGGGTGCTGCCATGCTTGTGCTCAACAAATGCACACAATAACAGGGAATTCATGGTCAATAAAAATTTTAAGCATATAATTTGTAGAATGTTGTTGCAGCTTGTTTTAAATGTCGAGCAATGATTCTCTAGCTCCATCTATTGCAATATGGTAAGTAGGAGTTGTTGTTTAGATTTTAGCCGGCAAATCAGTTTCAGTTCACGAGTTGCTTTTATTTACTTTTAATGTCCCATATTTGGTGGCAACATGATCTGTGAATCAATTTAACAATAGTTCAGAACTAGAGCTCGACTCGACTTGCCAACTCCACATAAGGGGTTATATGTCCTTTTGGTAAAACATATCATTCAATTAATAATCTAGAGACACTTGGATTTCTGACTATGAAtagataagaaacatttggtcttAACTTGGACTAGTCCAAATTATGATCACATTCCTAGTGCACACCAGCAATCTTTCTTTTGTCACATACTATTCTTTCTTGGTATGAATCCCTTTTCCTTCCATCATTAGTTAGTCCTTTCATCCGTTTCTTGAATTAACTCATTAGCTCCTTCCTAGCCAATCCCATCAGTCTCAGAACCACACCATGGCTTTCgcctaaaattattttcttttttcttttttaggggTCATTTAGGAGTGGGAGATTCGGCGACTCGGGTCTTAAAATGTATCATAAAAGCTAAGTGTAATTAACATGAGGACAATAAGCATATGCAAACAACAAAAACTTTCTAAACCTGTGGCCATGACTCACCAACAGGGAAAGCAGATTTCAAGTCATTGGATGCACATGAAAATTACAAAATGCTGATGGTATGCACAGTGAATCAGTGCCCACTTGGAAGAATAAAGAGGCATATAAGGTTAGATTGTTCTAAAAGCTTATCAAACATGTATTGGAGGATGTCACAGAAACAAATGGGGGAGGAGAAGAAAAGCCACAAaagatgttttttttcttttttctctttgtaaTAACTAAGTTAGGGTGGATGCTGATGTTAACTAAAAAATCTGGAGATTTTTGTACCAAAGAAACACCAAAAAAGCTATAGTTTTGACTCCAAGGAAGATTGGTATGATGGTTAGGGAGATTAATTTTTTCCTTGGAAAAATCTACAATAACCACATAAAAGTATCAGCAACCCTGAAATATAATAAGTGTTCTATTCCAAAGGATTTAGCTCCATTTCAACAAAAAAGAAGTCCACTCTTTTGTACCTGGGAGTTGCAGGGTAGACACAACCATTTGCACCTACAAGAACCAAAGGATGGATGAGAAGGACCTCTTGTTTGATTGACCTCTGTAGTGATTTAATATGGAAGAAAAGGGCTATTTACTTGGATCTGTGGAGGTAAGCATGGCTGTTCCTGAGAAGTCACAGGCTGTTTGCGCCTGCCCATTCCTCTGGTAATAGCTGTTGGCAGCATAAGAGCAATGGGCAAGCACTGTGTTGGGGTCGTAGCATGCACCAACTTGCAGAATAGGATTGCAGTCAGCCCCAGCTCCACAAGCATAGTCCAGTGTCTTCTGCAGGGCTGTCGTGCTCGCATCAGACTCACAAACACACCAAGCAGCATCTTCCAAcacaaaatggaaacagagatgaaGTCTtcagttcatgcatcaaatggtACATCAACCGGCAAAAAAGCAACAACCTTTGTGCAGTTCTCTTGAACTTTCAGTCAAAAACCCAAAGGATCAAATAGCTATTCTTG
Coding sequences within:
- the LOC135645642 gene encoding PLASMODESMATA CALLOSE-BINDING PROTEIN 1-like, producing MLMAGLLLLLLTVSAFGGSDAAWCVCESDASTTALQKTLDYACGAGADCNPILQVGACYDPNTVLAHCSYAANSYYQRNGQAQTACDFSGTAMLTSTDPSANGCVYPATPSAAATSSTPTSTSTTPSSATPSTFSPLTSNTTNGVLGGIGPSGTTSSLDGSDGGLLRKAGIGSLLTVLLPILVLLKV